In the genome of Bordetella avium, the window AACCGCATCCTGCCTTTGCGCGCAAGCCCGATGGCAGCGACGCCTACTATCCATTGGCGCCGGGTGAGCTCGATGACAAGTTCGCCATCCCTGATTTTCCGCAGACAGGCAGCCGGGCGCTGACCGCCGACGACTACGTCTATGGCATACGCCGATTGGCCAGCCCTAGGGTGGTGTCGCCCATTTATTCCGTTATGGCCGATTACATCGTCGGCATGAAAGCGTATGGCGAAAAGCTGCGCGAACGCGATCAAGCGTTGCGCAAGGGTTTGCCGGCCGGGGTGCGGGATCTGCCCTGGCTGGATCTGCGCGAGCCCGACGGCTTTGACGGTGTTCAGGCTCTGGGTCCGAACAAGCTGCGTATCCGCGTCAAGGGCAAGTATCCGCAGTTCAAATATTGGCTGGCCATGACATTCACCGCTCCCATTCCCTGGGAGGCGGATCGCTTCTACAGCCAGCCTGGCATGGCGGCCCACGACCTTTCCTTTAACACCTGGCCGGTGGGCACCGGGCCCTATATGCTCGCCGAATCGCGCCCCAACTGGCGGCATGTGCTGGAGCGTAACCCCAACTATCACGGCGACCCCTATCCCTGTGAAGGCGAACCTTCAGACAAGGCCGAGGGTCTGTTGGCGGATTGCGGCAAGCCCACACCCTTCATCGATCGCGTGGTGTTCAGCGTCGAAAAAGAGGCCTTGCCTCTGAATGGCAAGTTTCTTCAAGGCTATTACGACGTTCCCCAGGTCGAGCGCGGCGAATACGGCGTATCCATGCTGGTCGCGGCAGGTGATTCTCCCCAAAAAGCCGAGCTTTACCGAGATCACGGCATACAGCTTCCCACCACGGTCGAAACCTCCAACTGGTATATGGGTTTCAACTGGCTGGACCCTGTCGTCGGGGCCGGCGACACCCCCGAGCAGGCCGAGCGCAACCGCAAGCTGCGCCAGGCCATCAGCATTGCCTTTGACTGGGAAGAGTTCATCAACATTTTCCAGAACGGACAGGGGGCGGTGGCCTATGGCCCTGTACCGCCTGGCGTGCTGGGCTACCACCCCCTGCCCGAGGGCAACAATCCCGTGGTCTACGATCTGGTCGATGGCAAGCCTGTGCGCAAGTCACTGGACTATGCCCGGCAGTTACTCGCCGAGGCAGGCTATCCCGACGGGCGTGACGCCAAGACCGGCGAGCCCTTGGTGTTGCACTACGATGCCATGAGTGGGGCAGGGGCCAATCCGCAATTTGACTGGATGCGGCGGCAACTGGCCAAGATCGGGATCCAGATGGATGTGCGCTCAACCGATTACAACCGCTTCCAGGACAAGATGCGGCGTGGCGCGGCTCAGATGTTTTTGTGGGGCTGGAATGCCGATTATCCCGACGCCGAGAATTTCCTCTTCCTGCTCTATGGGCCTAATGCCAAGGCCAAGGGGGGCGGGGAAAACGCCGCCAATTACCAAAACCCGGAGTTTGATCGGCTATTCGAGCAAATGAAGTTTCTCGATGACGGCCCCGAGAAAGAAGCCGTCATCGACCGCATGGTCGATCTGGTCCGCCGTGATGCCGTTTGGATGTTCGGCTATTTCCCGATGTCGGGCGGCGCCTATCAGCAATGGGTGGGCAATGCCAAACCGACCCAGATGGTTCGCAATACGCTGCAGTACATGAAGATCGATCCCGATCTGCGGGTGCGTAAAACCAATGAATGGAATCCGCCGCGCTGGTGGCCGCTGGGGATCGTGCTGCTGTTGATCGTGCTGGCCGTCATTCCCTCTTATCTCGTGCTGCGGCGGCGTGAACGTCAGACCGCTTTTGGCTCCGTGGAGCGTAACCATGACTAGCTATGTGCTGCGTCGTCTGTTGTATGGCGTGTTGATCCTCATCGGTGTCAACCTTTTTACCTTCATCCTGTTCTTTGCGGTCAATACGCCCGATGACATGGCGCGATTGGCCATCGGCAGCCAGCGCAGCAGCCAGGATGCCATCGAAAAGTGGAAGGCTGAGCGCGGTTACGACAAACCGCTCTTCATCAACAACAGCCAGTCGGGCGCGAGCCGCTTCACCGACACGGTGTTCTATCACCGTTCGGTGCCTTTGCTAAAGCTCGATTTCGGCTCGTCGGATGCGGGCCGCGATATCGGGCGCGAAATTAAAACACGCATGTGGCCCAGCCTCGCGCTGGCCCTGCCGTCTTTTTTTCTGGGCCTGTTCGCCAGTATCGTGTTTTCGCTAGTGCTGGTGTTCTTCCGCGCCACTCGGCTGGATTTCTGGGGCGTGGTTTTCTGTGTGTTGCTGCTGTCTATTTCCAGTTTGTTTTACATCATTGCCGGGCAGTGGTTGTTTGCCAAGATGCTGCGTCTCGTGCCTTATTCGGGCTACGAAGCCGGGCTGGAAGCCATCAAGTTTCTGGCCCTGCCAGTGCTGGTGGCGGTGGTGTCTCGGCTGGGGCCGGAGGCGCGATTCTTCCGCAGCATCTTTCTTGAGGAAATCGGCAAGGATTACGTGCGCACCGCCCGCGCCAAAGGCCTGAGCGAGACACTGGTGCTGTTCCGCCATGTCTTGCGCAATGCGCTGCTACCCATTCTGACCAGCACGGTGGCTGCGATTCCCCTGCTGTTTATGGGCAGTCTGATCGCCGAGTCTTTTTTCGGCATTCCGGGTCTGGGCAGCTACACCATAGACGCCATCAGTTCGCAGGATTTTTCCATCGTGCGGGCCATGGTTTTCCTGGGCTCGCTGCTCTATATCGTGGGCCTGATTCTCGCTGACATTTCCTACACGCTGGCCGATCCCCGCGTGCGTTTCGAGTGACCGCCATGCCTAGGTTTGTATTTCTCTGGACAGACATTGCTCTCTATCTGATCGCCGTCGCGGGGCTGGCCTATCTCTGGCGCGTGTGGCGCAGCCCCAATTTGCGCGCGACCTGGCGGCGTGTGGCAGGCGATACGCCGGCCATGTGTTCGGCCGTGGTGCTGGCCTGCTTTGTCGCGGTGGGTTTGCTGGATTCGATTCATTATCAAACGCGTCTGCCTCCCGCGCCGAATGCCGCGCCCGACGCGCCCGTCATCTACGCCCCGGCCGTCACCTCGCTGCTTGATACCTTGCTGGCGCCCACCCTCTTGGGCAAACCTGAGAAAACCTATTCCGCGCCACTGGCCTCGTACCAGTTCACCAAGGAGAGCATGGTCGGTCCCGATGGTACGGTAAACCGTGATTTCCCACGGTTGCAGCATGGCGGCCGGCATTTGCAAAATCCGGCTACCGATACCTGGCCCGATGCGCGCAGCCGGCTGTTGAAGGGCGCTGGGGCCGGTCTGGCTGGCGCCTTGCTGGCGGGTGTCATTCTGGCGGCCTTGCTTGCCCGCCGCTTGGGCCTGGTCAATCTGCTGCGAGGTCGCACCAGCGTTCCCTGGCGCGCCATGTGGCTGACTTTTCTGCTGCTTTGCCTGCTTGTCGGCAGTCTGGGTGGGCTGGCCACGGGCTATCACGTTCTGGGCACAGACCAGACCGGCAATGATGTGCTGTGGCAGGCGCTCAAGAGCGTACGAACCGGTCTGGTGATCGGTACGCTCACGACGCTGGCGATGTTGCCGCCCGCCATCGCCTTTGGTATTGCGGCCGGCTATTTCAGGGGGCGGGTCGATGACGCCATTCAATACCTCTACACCACGCTGACCTCCATTCCTGGGGTGCTGCTGGTGGCTGCCTGCGCATTGATGATGCAGGTTTACATCGAGAATCACGCCAGCTATTTCGATACCTCGGCGGCGCGGGCCGACGCCCGACTTTTCATTTTGTGCATGATTCTCGGGCTCACCGGATGGTCGGGGCTGTGCCGCCTGCTGCGCGCCGAAACGCTCAAGCTGCGCGAGCTGGAATACGTCCAGGCGGCGCGTGCATTTGGCGTATCGCATTGGCGCATCATGCTGCGCCATCTGCTGCCCAATGTCATGCATATCGTGCTGATTACCGCCGTGCTGGAGTTTTCTGGTCTGGTGCTCTATGAGGCGGTGCTCTCCTATCTCGGCATCGGCGTTGATCCCAGCATGAATTCCTTTGGCTCCATGATCAACGGTGCGCGTTTCGAGATGTCGCGTGAGCCCATGATCTGGTGGAACCTTCTCTCGGCCTTTGTTTTTCTGCTCACCCTCGTATTGGCGGCCAATCTGTTCGCCGATGGCGTGCGTGATGCTTTTGATCCGCGCAGCCGGCGATTCCGGCCCCGTTTGAACCGAGCGACCGGAGGCGCCCAATGACGCTGCTTAACGTACAGGATCTGGATGTCGCCATCGAGGCCGATGACCGTCTGGCCCATGTAGTCAAGCGCCTGAGCTTTGCCATAGAGCGGGGCCAGACCTTCGCCCTGGTGGGAGAATCGGGCAGTGGCAAGAGCATGACGGCGCTGGCGCTCTTGCGCCTCTTGCCCGACGCTGGCCGCATTGTCGGTGGTCAGGTCAACCTTGGCGACCAGGATCTCAACACCCTGACCGAGCGCCAGATGCGCGGCGTCAGAGGCGGGAGGATTGGCATCATCTTCCAGGAGCCCTCGACCAGTCTGAATCCGGTCATGCGTGTGGGTGAGCAGATCATCGAGACGCTCACGGCGCACACCCGCTTGCGTGGTGCGATGGCCCGCCGTCGCGCTATCGAGTGGCTGGCCCGGGTGGGCATCCCCGAGGCGGAGCGGCGTGTCGATGACTATCCCTTCCAGTTTTCAGGTGGCCAGAAGCAGCGCGTCATGATCGCAATTGCACTGGCGGCAGAGCCCCTGCTGCTGATTGCGGATGAACCCACGACGGCGCTCGATGTCACGGTGCAGGCGCAGGTGCTGGAACTGTTGGCCGACATCCAGCGTGAAATGGGCATGGCGGTGCTGTTGATCACGCACGATCTTGCTATCGTGCGTCAGACTGCACATCACGTTGCTTTGATGCGGGGCGGCGAAATCGTCGAGTCTGCAGACGCCTGCAGCTTTTTTTCTGCGCCGCGCCATGCCTATGCGCGAGAGCTGTTCGACGCGGTTCCCACCTTCGAAAAACGCGGACGCCCTCTGTCTGCGAAGAGCGCGCCGGCTGCCGTGGCGCCGAGGCGCGCTGCTGAGGTCGTGCTTGAAGTCAAGGATCTTTGCGTGCATTACCCGGTGCGCAGCGGCTTCTTGCAGAAGTCCTGGAGCAAGGCCGTCAATGGCGTGAGTTTCGAATTGCGTGCGGGGGAGACACTGGCGCTGTTGGGCGAATCGGGCTGCGGGAAGACGACGACCGGTAAGGCTTTGCTGCGCCTGGTCGAGCGGGCAAGCGTGAGCGGCAGCGCCTTGCTCAATGGTCAGAATCTGCTGACGGCCGGCCGGCGTTCCATGCAGGCCTTGCGTCGGGATATCCAGATTGTCTTTCAAGACCCCTATGCCTCGCTGGACCCGCGCATGCGTATCGGCGATATCCTCGATGAGGGCGTGGCATCGTTGCATCCGCAGATGCCCGCCGAGGCGCGTCGTGCGCGTGCTGAAGACTTGTTGTGCCGGGTTGGGCTGCCCGCCGACACGTCGCGACGCTATCCGCACGAATTCTCCGGCGGGCAGCGTCAGCGCATCGCTATTGCGCGCGCGCTGGCCGTGGAGCCCAAAGTTCTGATCTGCGATGAGCCGACCTCCGCGCTGGATGTCTCGGTTCAGGCACAGATTCTCGACCTGTTCCAGGAGTTGCAGCGCGATCTCGGTATTGCCTACCTGTTCATCACCCACAACTTCGGCGTCGTCGAGTATCTCGCGGATCGCATCGCGGTGATGGCCGAGGGAAAAATCGTGGAGGTCGGCGACGCCGCCGAGGTGTTGCAGCGGCCCGCGCATGCCTTGACACGCCGCCTTCTCAAAGCCGTGCCTCGCTTGGCGTTTGGCGCTTGATCGCCGCCAAGCCATCCCACGCAGCGCGCTGCGTGGGATGGGGCCCGTTCAATGGGTCGAGTTGTTTCGAGCCTGTAGCCAAAGGCACATGTCATGGCGCAAGCCACGGACATACTGTTGCAAAAAGGCGTGTACGGTGTGTATCTGTTCAGGATCAAACTGCCGGCTCAGCAGTCTCACCTCTTCCAACATGGCTTGGCGTGCCTGCTTAAGCGTTTCACAATGCTCCGCTACCGGGCTGACGATGATCACGCGCCGGTCCAGCGGATGCCGTTCCCGCCGTACAAACCCTGAGCTTTCCAGGCGGTTGACCAAGGCCGTCGTGCCGCCCCAGCTGATGCCCAGCAACAGGGCAAGCTGGCCGGTGGGTAAGGCGTCCAATTCCTGCACCAGCTCCAGGGCCTTGAGTTCCGTGGCCGACAGACCAAGACGTTCGGCAACCATAGTCTGGTGGGCGGCGGTATAGACGGCGAGTTGTTGACTCAGAATCGCAGCGATATCGACGACGTCTCTTGCTTCCATAGCGGCCTCCCCGTCATGCGGAATACCGCGCGCTTCGCTGAGGGGATGATCTGCTTCGAACATAGTGTCGCTCCCTGATGGTTGGTCGGTCTTACTTTTTGGGACTTAGGCCGCCGAGCAGTCCGGGGTTGTTGCCGTTTGCCGCCCCCGTGCCGGCGCTAGTGCCGCCGGCCGGCATGCCGCCGAGTAGACCGCCACCCGGCAATCCGCCGTTGTTTGCGTCTGCGCCACCTCGCAGTGCAGCCGTGATGGGAGCGAGCAGGCGGCCGCTGTCCGCCGCTCCGCTGTCCAGCGAGGCCACGGCGCCCGTGAGGTCTTTGAGGACGGCGCCCAAAGGGGCGCGGTTGTCGGGGGGGCGTGCAGTCCGCCTCCCGAATCAGAGACCGCGCGGCCGATACCTTGCAATGCACTGTCTAGCCCGGCTTGATTTGTCGTTCCTGCGTCCGCGCCTACGTTATTGAGCAGGCCGGAAATCGACGCGCCCAGCGGGCTTGCATCACCGGCTTTTTGCGTGACATCGCTCAGAGCCGTGACGATGGGCGCGACGGTCGGGTCTAGGCCCGCCCCCGCCGCGCTCAATGCGGCCTGCTGGCCCAGGGGCATCAGCTTATCAACGGCTCGGCCCGTGTTGTTCAGCGCGGGCTCGAGAAGGGGGATCTTGGCCTTGGGCAGCAGCGCGTTCTGCAACTCGCCTACGGCCTCAGCGAGCGGGCGCAGGGGACCGCTGCCCAGGGGGGGCGTAAGGGCTCCCACCGCAGCGGGCGCATTCTTGGCTACGGCCGTCAATGGGGCCGGGTTTCCTGGGTCGGCAAGCGGCGAACCGCTGGCGCTGCTGAGGGTGTCGCCGAGCCCACGGGCCAGACCGCCCACGCCATCGCCCAGGCTGCGAGTTCGCCTCGTCTTGGCGATGTTGTCACCGAGTTGCTTGACTGCCGAACCGGAGGAATTCAGGAGGCCCGCCACGGGCGCGCCCAGACCTGTGTTGCTGCCCACGGTTTGCGTGAGATTTTCTACCGTGTTGACGATGGGTTGAGTCGCGGGGTCCAGGGCGTTTCCCAGACCTCCCAGCGCGGCGGAGGCATTCAAAGGCAGGGCGTTGTCGACGGCTTGGCCGGTACCGCCCAACGTGGTTTGCAGCAGACCGGTCGTGACTGGGGTCGTGACCGGTGGATTGGTGGATGGCTTGCCTGCGCCATCGCTGCCACCGATGGCGCCAGCGCTCGCGGAACGGCCGCCGCCGCAGGCGCTCAGTGCAGCCACCACACTTATCAGGGACAGCCTAAAGCGGGCAGTGCCGCGCAGGGTATCCGTCTGTGCTTGCATCATGTTCTCCTCGCGGATCGAAAGTCAGGCTGTATGTCGCCTTATGCTTTCACAGACGCAGGATTCATGCCACGTTTATGAAGGTCGGTCTTGATATGAAATCAATTCTGGCTTAGGAAAAAAATTCATTTAAATCAATGGCTTGATGCTTTTGGTGTTTATCTCGCAAGAATTTCGACCTGATTTTTACGAATTCGGCGCGCTTGCGAATGTTGTATTTCCACGAAAATTGCCGGATGTTACGTGGCACGTTACGTAACGCCGGATGACGCTCAGAGCGGGTCGTAGAAAATCGAATAGTTCGCATTGAAGCGCAGGCCGCGGTTGTCGCCATTGACGCCAGGGGCGCTGGCAGACTTGGCGACATTGAAATCAAACAAATAGTATTTGTCTTCTGTCATCCTCAAGCCGAAGGCCAGGGACGACAGATGTCTGGGATTGAGCGGTTTCAGGGCCGGGTTGTTGTACCAAGTGCGCGCGTAATCAAGCAGCGCATAAGGTTGCAGTGCTGCAAGGTATTGGTAGCCGATGCTGAAGCGGCGGTTGATCTCAGCCGATAGTTCCAGGTCTTTGTCCCCGCGGATTTCTCCTTGCGGGTATCCCATGCCAAAGCGCCAACTGCCGAATGCAACCTGTTCTGAAGCGTGCAGTATCGCGCTGCTGCACTGACCCGCGCCGCTCAAGACCAGGCCAAATTGCTTAGGCAGGGTGAAGGCCTGGCGCAAACTCAGGTTCCAGCGCGTGAAATCCAGTTCGGTTGCAGGGGTGGCCTGGTAACCGTAGTTGCTAGTGATCTTGGCACGCGCGCCCACACGGTCCAAACCCTTGGACACCCCCAGGCTGAGATCGGTGGACCGCTCCTGCAGAACGTCGAGATAGCGGACTTCGGCCGTGGCTGCGCGTATACGGGAATCCTCACGGAGCCAATTGTCGGCGCCGCTTTGGCTATAGCGGTCTTTGCCATTGCTGGCATACAGGCCTAGCGTACCGCTGATGGAGCGGCGATTGTTGAGCAAAAAGGGGTAACTCATTCCTAGGCCGATGCGGTCGGTCCTGATCTTGCGCTTGAAGCCCAGACGTTGGATGGCTTCGTCGTGGGGCCTGGCTTCGTAATGGTAGCCATCCACCTTCACGGACCAGCCGTCATTTCCCACTGGGATGCGAATGTCTCCGGCCACATATCTGACGTCGTCGGTATTGCGGGGAACGCTGGCGGTCAGGCGTAGCTTCATCTTGTTGGCTCACACTCTCGGCAGTTCAGGTGGAAAAGCGCCAAATGCGAAATCAATCCGGCATTATTTCAAAGCACTTCTGCTCAGACTAAGAGTCATGCTGCCCCTGAGTGGAAGCTGCCGCAATCCAAGATAACCCATATAAAGAGTCGCCATTCATGGCGGCGAGTTAGCTGCTGCTTTGTTTCGTTGTTCGAAATTTTCCTCGCAAAATCAAAATTATTTTTAAATAAAAAAGGTTCTTCGTTCGTTTCGAGTGTCGTAATGTTGCTTGCGAAGGGAAAACCCGGATGCAAACAAAAGCTCAATCATCAACACTGGATGAAAATTTGAAAACAACAAGTCCAGTAATGTTCGGGTCGCC includes:
- a CDS encoding ABC transporter substrate-binding protein, whose amino-acid sequence is MKRLPRGMGLWGLLAIVMALAGCSRETPINSPYVSGALKENTLYTAFVKRSPKYLDPASSYSTDETPYTYNIYEPLYGYHYLKRPYELIPRAASAISPPVYLDAQGKVLPEDAPGDQVAESIYDIELRPDIRYQPHPAFARKPDGSDAYYPLAPGELDDKFAIPDFPQTGSRALTADDYVYGIRRLASPRVVSPIYSVMADYIVGMKAYGEKLRERDQALRKGLPAGVRDLPWLDLREPDGFDGVQALGPNKLRIRVKGKYPQFKYWLAMTFTAPIPWEADRFYSQPGMAAHDLSFNTWPVGTGPYMLAESRPNWRHVLERNPNYHGDPYPCEGEPSDKAEGLLADCGKPTPFIDRVVFSVEKEALPLNGKFLQGYYDVPQVERGEYGVSMLVAAGDSPQKAELYRDHGIQLPTTVETSNWYMGFNWLDPVVGAGDTPEQAERNRKLRQAISIAFDWEEFINIFQNGQGAVAYGPVPPGVLGYHPLPEGNNPVVYDLVDGKPVRKSLDYARQLLAEAGYPDGRDAKTGEPLVLHYDAMSGAGANPQFDWMRRQLAKIGIQMDVRSTDYNRFQDKMRRGAAQMFLWGWNADYPDAENFLFLLYGPNAKAKGGGENAANYQNPEFDRLFEQMKFLDDGPEKEAVIDRMVDLVRRDAVWMFGYFPMSGGAYQQWVGNAKPTQMVRNTLQYMKIDPDLRVRKTNEWNPPRWWPLGIVLLLIVLAVIPSYLVLRRRERQTAFGSVERNHD
- a CDS encoding ABC transporter permease, with amino-acid sequence MTSYVLRRLLYGVLILIGVNLFTFILFFAVNTPDDMARLAIGSQRSSQDAIEKWKAERGYDKPLFINNSQSGASRFTDTVFYHRSVPLLKLDFGSSDAGRDIGREIKTRMWPSLALALPSFFLGLFASIVFSLVLVFFRATRLDFWGVVFCVLLLSISSLFYIIAGQWLFAKMLRLVPYSGYEAGLEAIKFLALPVLVAVVSRLGPEARFFRSIFLEEIGKDYVRTARAKGLSETLVLFRHVLRNALLPILTSTVAAIPLLFMGSLIAESFFGIPGLGSYTIDAISSQDFSIVRAMVFLGSLLYIVGLILADISYTLADPRVRFE
- a CDS encoding ABC transporter permease encodes the protein MPRFVFLWTDIALYLIAVAGLAYLWRVWRSPNLRATWRRVAGDTPAMCSAVVLACFVAVGLLDSIHYQTRLPPAPNAAPDAPVIYAPAVTSLLDTLLAPTLLGKPEKTYSAPLASYQFTKESMVGPDGTVNRDFPRLQHGGRHLQNPATDTWPDARSRLLKGAGAGLAGALLAGVILAALLARRLGLVNLLRGRTSVPWRAMWLTFLLLCLLVGSLGGLATGYHVLGTDQTGNDVLWQALKSVRTGLVIGTLTTLAMLPPAIAFGIAAGYFRGRVDDAIQYLYTTLTSIPGVLLVAACALMMQVYIENHASYFDTSAARADARLFILCMILGLTGWSGLCRLLRAETLKLRELEYVQAARAFGVSHWRIMLRHLLPNVMHIVLITAVLEFSGLVLYEAVLSYLGIGVDPSMNSFGSMINGARFEMSREPMIWWNLLSAFVFLLTLVLAANLFADGVRDAFDPRSRRFRPRLNRATGGAQ
- a CDS encoding ABC transporter ATP-binding protein, translating into MTLLNVQDLDVAIEADDRLAHVVKRLSFAIERGQTFALVGESGSGKSMTALALLRLLPDAGRIVGGQVNLGDQDLNTLTERQMRGVRGGRIGIIFQEPSTSLNPVMRVGEQIIETLTAHTRLRGAMARRRAIEWLARVGIPEAERRVDDYPFQFSGGQKQRVMIAIALAAEPLLLIADEPTTALDVTVQAQVLELLADIQREMGMAVLLITHDLAIVRQTAHHVALMRGGEIVESADACSFFSAPRHAYARELFDAVPTFEKRGRPLSAKSAPAAVAPRRAAEVVLEVKDLCVHYPVRSGFLQKSWSKAVNGVSFELRAGETLALLGESGCGKTTTGKALLRLVERASVSGSALLNGQNLLTAGRRSMQALRRDIQIVFQDPYASLDPRMRIGDILDEGVASLHPQMPAEARRARAEDLLCRVGLPADTSRRYPHEFSGGQRQRIAIARALAVEPKVLICDEPTSALDVSVQAQILDLFQELQRDLGIAYLFITHNFGVVEYLADRIAVMAEGKIVEVGDAAEVLQRPAHALTRRLLKAVPRLAFGA
- a CDS encoding MarR family winged helix-turn-helix transcriptional regulator, whose protein sequence is MFEADHPLSEARGIPHDGEAAMEARDVVDIAAILSQQLAVYTAAHQTMVAERLGLSATELKALELVQELDALPTGQLALLLGISWGGTTALVNRLESSGFVRRERHPLDRRVIIVSPVAEHCETLKQARQAMLEEVRLLSRQFDPEQIHTVHAFLQQYVRGLRHDMCLWLQARNNSTH
- a CDS encoding collagen-like triple helix repeat-containing protein, with the translated sequence MMQAQTDTLRGTARFRLSLISVVAALSACGGGRSASAGAIGGSDGAGKPSTNPPVTTPVTTGLLQTTLGGTGQAVDNALPLNASAALGGLGNALDPATQPIVNTVENLTQTVGSNTGLGAPVAGLLNSSGSAVKQLGDNIAKTRRTRSLGDGVGGLARGLGDTLSSASGSPLADPGNPAPLTAVAKNAPAAVGALTPPLGSGPLRPLAEAVGELQNALLPKAKIPLLEPALNNTGRAVDKLMPLGQQAALSAAGAGLDPTVAPIVTALSDVTQKAGDASPLGASISGLLNNVGADAGTTNQAGLDSALQGIGRAVSDSGGGLHAPPTTAPLWAPSSKTSRAPWPRWTAERRTAAACSLPSRLHCEVAQTQTTADCRVAVYSAACRPAALAPARGRQTATTPDCSAA